The following coding sequences lie in one Erwinia amylovora genomic window:
- the gspI gene encoding type II secretion system minor pseudopilin GspI, giving the protein MKQRGMTLLEVMVAMAILAIAGLALMKTSGEQVRNLTRLEQKQFAHWVADNQLAQLYLQRTWPAQQWQHGNTLMAEQRWFWRWRGVSTGDPGIRGLEIEVRLDESSQHAIAALHSWQVKE; this is encoded by the coding sequence ATGAAACAGCGGGGCATGACGCTACTGGAAGTGATGGTGGCAATGGCGATACTGGCGATTGCCGGGCTGGCATTAATGAAAACCAGCGGGGAGCAGGTACGTAACTTGACCCGGCTGGAGCAGAAGCAGTTTGCTCACTGGGTGGCGGACAACCAGCTGGCTCAACTTTATCTGCAACGTACGTGGCCGGCACAGCAGTGGCAGCACGGCAATACCCTGATGGCAGAACAGCGCTGGTTCTGGCGCTGGCGAGGTGTCAGTACCGGCGATCCCGGCATTCGCGGGCTGGAGATTGAAGTACGTCTTGATGAAAGCAGTCAGCATGCTATCGCCGCGCTGCACAGCTGGCAGGTAAAGGAATAA
- the gspJ gene encoding type II secretion system minor pseudopilin GspJ → MHKQHGFTLIEMMLALAIFSVLSLMGYQILQGVMRNGELTRQHVTRLEEMQRLFSLLDRDISQAMIPAQDEKISLNQPGFISEKPEALLQLTRRNGTLPGSPLARSTLQTIRWRLVNNELIRETVDDRIITARFREIKQVSMRYWSAGKWTPKWSAAFSLPQAIEVTLSIADYGKLTRVILLSGEK, encoded by the coding sequence ATGCACAAACAACATGGCTTTACGTTGATTGAGATGATGCTGGCGCTGGCTATCTTTTCAGTGCTCAGCCTGATGGGTTATCAAATACTGCAAGGGGTGATGCGCAACGGAGAGCTGACGCGCCAGCATGTGACGCGGCTGGAAGAGATGCAGCGCCTGTTCTCCCTGCTCGATCGCGATATCTCGCAGGCGATGATCCCGGCTCAGGACGAGAAAATATCGCTCAACCAGCCGGGCTTTATCAGCGAGAAGCCAGAAGCGCTGTTGCAGCTGACCCGCCGAAACGGCACCCTGCCCGGCTCGCCGTTAGCACGCTCAACCCTGCAAACCATCCGCTGGCGGCTGGTGAATAACGAGCTGATACGGGAAACCGTGGACGACCGCATTATCACCGCCCGTTTCAGGGAGATTAAGCAGGTCAGTATGCGTTACTGGTCTGCGGGCAAATGGACGCCAAAGTGGTCCGCCGCATTTTCACTGCCGCAAGCCATTGAAGTGACCCTGAGTATTGCCGATTACGGCAAGCTGACGCGGGTCATCCTGTTGAGCGGGGAAAAATAA
- the gspK gene encoding type II secretion system minor pseudopilin GspK, whose translation MPGLQRGMAMLVVLLMIAIMALLATTANQYGMQAFMRAESSQAFQHSKWNLLSAERWFTTSQKLDQPHTLVRQRQFGEQLIHFELLDRQACFNLNALLPQRVAEKDPQVAPSMARQVFLHMLVNLDLAKPQAEALMQQVIALVKPDPLVNEWRLFDEISQIKQLPAVTPERWRQLQPLLCVMPETRLAVNVNGLTTRQLPLMRALFANTLSVSQLDSLLNSRPQQGWADLSALTKSLSMTTIAPAIVTLQSVLATRSDYYELLMWSDHPTIFAALRSRIQKQDEQYHVTARLYGLSE comes from the coding sequence ATGCCGGGATTGCAACGGGGAATGGCGATGCTGGTAGTTCTGCTGATGATCGCCATTATGGCACTGCTGGCCACCACCGCTAACCAGTATGGGATGCAGGCGTTTATGCGCGCGGAAAGCAGCCAGGCATTCCAGCACAGTAAATGGAACCTGTTGAGCGCTGAACGCTGGTTTACCACCTCACAAAAGTTGGATCAACCCCATACTCTGGTGCGCCAGCGTCAGTTCGGCGAACAGCTCATCCACTTTGAACTGCTGGACCGTCAGGCGTGCTTTAATCTCAACGCCCTGCTGCCACAGCGGGTTGCGGAAAAAGATCCCCAGGTGGCACCCTCAATGGCGCGTCAGGTTTTTCTGCATATGTTAGTCAATCTTGACCTCGCTAAACCGCAGGCTGAAGCGTTAATGCAGCAGGTGATTGCCCTCGTCAAACCCGATCCGCTGGTGAATGAATGGCGTCTGTTTGATGAAATCAGCCAGATAAAACAGCTGCCAGCGGTCACGCCCGAACGGTGGCGGCAGCTGCAACCGCTGCTGTGCGTCATGCCGGAAACCAGGCTGGCAGTCAATGTTAACGGTTTGACCACCCGGCAATTACCCCTGATGCGGGCACTATTTGCCAATACCCTGTCTGTGTCGCAGCTCGATTCTCTGCTCAACTCGCGTCCGCAGCAGGGCTGGGCGGATCTTAGCGCACTGACCAAATCCCTCAGTATGACCACTATCGCCCCGGCGATCGTCACGCTGCAAAGCGTGCTGGCGACCCGCAGTGATTACTACGAGCTGCTGATGTGGAGCGATCATCCGACGATATTTGCCGCGCTGCGCAGTCGTATTCAAAAACAGGACGAGCAATACCACGTCACCGCACGTCTCTATGGATTAAGCGAGTAA